A part of Methanorbis furvi genomic DNA contains:
- a CDS encoding HEAT repeat domain-containing protein has protein sequence MENLNACFSSLNDESLEVRHAAVDAIAAAGRTAPERIVPIVIAEMSDATLDNRWYLGRSLVKMGQGIIPIILEYAEIEQNMDIQKYYGAVLASFGEDAVPSLISLFSSTNPTARGMASAALERLEAKAVPALVEAANGRDPQVKLCAELTLAKLHIFEY, from the coding sequence ATGGAAAATCTGAACGCGTGTTTTAGTTCCCTCAATGATGAGTCCCTCGAAGTCCGGCATGCCGCTGTCGATGCAATCGCAGCAGCAGGCCGCACCGCACCGGAAAGAATTGTGCCGATTGTGATCGCCGAGATGTCTGATGCAACATTGGACAACCGCTGGTATCTTGGGAGATCACTTGTCAAGATGGGGCAGGGAATTATTCCGATCATTTTGGAGTACGCAGAGATTGAGCAAAATATGGATATCCAAAAATATTACGGTGCAGTTCTCGCCTCGTTTGGTGAGGACGCAGTGCCTTCCTTAATCTCGCTCTTCTCTTCAACGAATCCCACCGCTAGAGGCATGGCGTCTGCAGCTCTTGAGCGGCTGGAGGCAAAAGCTGTTCCCGCACTTGTTGAGGCGGCGAACGGTCGCGACCCGCAGGTGAAGCTCTGTGCAGAGCTGACGCTTGCAAAGCTCCACATCTTTGAGTATTAA
- a CDS encoding mechanosensitive ion channel family protein produces MAEINVSGIMDSLFNGAESLSTNVENTSFLATKPFESFGIAMTYGDIIAVVVIIAATFIIAKLLSNIVRRMFSGKIDKGNLAFMEKLTRWTIYFFGFLAVSTPLGIDFSGLMVAGGIIAVAIGFASQSTLSNFISGLLLMFERPVSLGDNIAVKGTEGYVEDIGLMSTTLRTYKGVYVRVPNEAMFTSDITNYVAHIARRFDYNITIRYKDDAEKAMKIIKDTVDKHPYALKSPAPSVFVDNLGPNGSNLLVRIWAPSGYWWDAKTELLGKIVQALRAAGIVIPFDQNVVWFGHDQNKSLDRAMYGRPMQPSSSPEYLQTAGPGREQSAPENVAQVK; encoded by the coding sequence ATGGCTGAGATTAACGTCTCCGGCATCATGGACAGTCTGTTCAACGGGGCGGAATCGCTTTCCACAAACGTTGAAAACACAAGTTTCCTTGCAACAAAACCCTTCGAAAGTTTTGGCATCGCCATGACCTACGGCGACATCATCGCTGTCGTCGTCATCATTGCCGCAACCTTCATCATTGCAAAACTGCTCTCCAACATCGTGCGCAGGATGTTCTCCGGAAAGATTGACAAAGGCAATCTCGCCTTCATGGAAAAGCTCACCCGCTGGACCATCTACTTCTTCGGATTCCTCGCGGTCAGCACCCCGCTCGGCATTGACTTCAGCGGTCTGATGGTTGCCGGAGGAATCATTGCGGTTGCGATCGGTTTTGCGAGTCAAAGCACTCTTTCCAACTTCATCTCAGGTCTTCTGCTGATGTTTGAGCGGCCGGTAAGCCTTGGCGACAACATCGCCGTCAAAGGAACCGAAGGCTACGTCGAGGACATCGGCCTGATGTCAACAACGCTCCGTACCTACAAAGGCGTCTATGTCCGCGTGCCGAACGAAGCGATGTTCACCTCAGACATCACCAACTACGTTGCCCATATCGCACGACGCTTTGACTACAACATCACCATCCGGTACAAGGATGATGCAGAAAAAGCGATGAAAATCATCAAGGATACGGTCGACAAACATCCGTATGCCCTGAAGAGTCCTGCCCCTTCCGTGTTCGTGGACAACCTCGGCCCGAACGGCTCGAACCTTCTGGTTCGTATCTGGGCCCCGTCCGGATACTGGTGGGATGCAAAGACCGAACTTCTCGGAAAAATTGTGCAGGCTCTTCGTGCCGCAGGCATTGTCATTCCGTTCGATCAGAACGTCGTCTGGTTTGGCCATGATCAGAACAAGTCGCTGGACCGGGCAATGTACGGCCGTCCGATGCAGCCCTCCTCCTCTCCCGAATATCTCCAGACCGCTGGTCCCGGCAGGGAACAGTCAGCTCCGGAAAATGTTGCCCAGGTGAAATAA
- a CDS encoding DUF432 domain-containing protein — protein sequence MPNTKLHYSFPSNVFINQPEGTTIPLRRITRRKSTEQPVQTSPSAPSSASATPPVDDESSDEIPAFAYGRFTFDYAVNFAGLSLAVEQSRGMYHYHRAIGKAVREATISSSAGARMIIHPVEPLYVPDPVTDFLEIKFSEIMIEPNGKTVIFLTFPIEIGVFIESKGETDVIDVFTFKQPKYSMYGSSHRGVITKWHKSQVHAYPPQVKNYEEGVLRLTIQNTTDEWVYVSRVIIYEKGMFIHYDDSVVSMAAEMTILNRESADVAGVDRPLRPEMSRSIRLYKPRKMSAFSNVSGSLVDTVFTMDLGLI from the coding sequence TTGCCCAATACGAAACTGCATTATAGTTTTCCCTCCAACGTATTCATCAACCAACCGGAGGGAACGACAATACCGCTGAGAAGAATTACCCGTCGCAAATCTACCGAGCAGCCAGTACAGACTTCACCGTCCGCCCCCTCCTCAGCTTCTGCTACCCCGCCTGTGGATGACGAATCCTCAGACGAGATCCCTGCCTTTGCCTATGGCAGGTTCACGTTTGACTATGCCGTCAACTTTGCCGGCCTCTCCCTCGCGGTTGAACAGAGCCGCGGCATGTATCACTATCATCGTGCGATCGGAAAAGCAGTCCGCGAAGCAACCATCTCCTCCTCAGCAGGCGCCCGCATGATCATCCATCCGGTTGAGCCGCTCTATGTTCCTGATCCGGTCACCGACTTTCTGGAGATTAAATTCAGCGAGATCATGATCGAGCCGAACGGCAAAACCGTCATTTTCCTCACGTTCCCGATCGAGATTGGTGTCTTCATCGAGTCCAAGGGAGAGACCGATGTGATTGACGTGTTCACCTTCAAGCAGCCAAAGTACTCTATGTACGGCTCATCCCACCGCGGCGTCATCACCAAATGGCACAAATCGCAGGTTCATGCCTATCCGCCGCAGGTGAAAAATTATGAAGAAGGAGTTCTCAGGCTCACCATTCAGAACACCACCGACGAATGGGTGTATGTGTCACGCGTCATCATCTATGAAAAAGGAATGTTCATCCACTATGATGACTCCGTCGTCTCAATGGCTGCTGAGATGACCATTCTGAATCGCGAAAGTGCTGACGTTGCCGGTGTTGACCGACCTCTCAGGCCTGAGATGTCCCGCTCGATTCGTCTCTACAAACCAAGAAAAATGTCGGCATTCTCCAATGTCTCCGGCTCGCTTGTGGATACCGTCTTCACCATGGACCTGGGGCTGATCTGA
- a CDS encoding SPFH domain-containing protein: MDIFTLISIVLIIIILYIFAKGVVIIQPYQKGLAIRLGTYVGQMNPGFKWVVPFITTVIKLDLRTQVIDVPSQEVITKDNSPTDVDAIIYVRVMDPERAYFEVSNYRQATVALAQTSLRGIIGDMELDEVLYNRDMINRRLRDILDKETDQWGVKIERVEIKEVNPIGAVKQAMTEQTAAERERRAAILRADGEKRAAILKAEGLRQSMILESEGERQSKILRAEGERQSKILQAQGEAQGLRIVALGSRPLDKRAITVLSLNALQKMADGQATKIIFPFEVSTLIKQGAKFLGAEDLTEVDDAAPLDLDESILGDLPNPAEIAKVVEAIKPPEDPVADPATADEVPPIAGST; encoded by the coding sequence ATGGACATATTTACTCTCATCTCTATCGTACTGATAATTATCATTCTCTATATCTTTGCAAAAGGTGTTGTGATCATCCAGCCGTACCAGAAGGGTCTGGCGATTCGTCTTGGAACCTATGTGGGCCAGATGAATCCCGGATTCAAATGGGTCGTGCCGTTCATCACAACGGTCATCAAACTGGATCTCAGAACCCAGGTCATCGATGTTCCGTCCCAGGAGGTTATCACCAAAGACAACTCGCCTACCGATGTCGATGCGATCATCTACGTCCGCGTGATGGATCCTGAGCGGGCATACTTTGAGGTCTCAAACTATCGTCAGGCAACAGTGGCTCTTGCGCAAACGAGTCTTCGTGGCATCATTGGTGACATGGAGCTTGACGAGGTTCTCTACAACCGTGACATGATCAACCGCCGCCTCAGAGATATTCTCGATAAGGAGACCGATCAGTGGGGTGTCAAGATCGAGCGTGTTGAGATCAAAGAGGTCAACCCGATTGGTGCCGTCAAGCAGGCAATGACCGAGCAGACCGCGGCGGAACGTGAGCGGCGTGCGGCAATTCTTCGTGCTGACGGAGAGAAGCGTGCGGCGATTCTGAAAGCAGAAGGTCTTCGTCAGAGTATGATTCTTGAGTCCGAAGGTGAGCGGCAGAGTAAGATTCTCCGCGCTGAAGGCGAACGTCAGAGTAAAATTCTGCAGGCGCAGGGAGAAGCCCAGGGTCTGCGGATTGTGGCGCTCGGCTCGCGTCCTCTTGACAAGAGAGCAATTACGGTTCTCTCGCTGAACGCTCTGCAGAAGATGGCGGACGGTCAGGCAACGAAGATTATCTTCCCGTTCGAGGTCTCGACCCTCATCAAGCAGGGGGCAAAATTCCTTGGAGCTGAAGATCTTACCGAGGTTGATGATGCGGCCCCACTTGATCTCGACGAGAGCATCCTTGGCGATCTTCCAAACCCTGCCGAGATTGCAAAAGTCGTCGAGGCAATCAAGCCGCCGGAGGATCCGGTCGCTGATCCTGCTACAGCAGATGAAGTTCCGCCTATTGCCGGATCAACATAA
- a CDS encoding NfeD family protein, with product MKLSVFRFSVGGATINARNTKPNRTLPFIASPLLLLHYTMLETLLDPAVLPWVLIVAGAAFLVIEATTPGFFMAVPGTAMIVLGLMVLAGVDIFASPVGVGVAVLAAIVAAVISVLLYRRLSPDQEPITTGRDSLIGKTGHVVVEVVPDTISGKVDIAGVVWSAKSTGAKIAAGTKIQVTAASGVHITVEEVS from the coding sequence GTGAAGCTCAGTGTTTTCAGATTTTCCGTGGGCGGAGCTACGATCAATGCCCGCAACACAAAACCAAACCGCACCCTACCATTTATTGCCTCTCCCCTGCTATTACTACATTATACCATGCTTGAAACACTTTTGGACCCTGCGGTACTCCCTTGGGTCCTCATAGTCGCTGGCGCGGCTTTCCTTGTCATCGAAGCGACAACGCCTGGATTTTTCATGGCTGTGCCCGGAACCGCCATGATCGTTCTCGGACTCATGGTCCTTGCCGGAGTTGACATCTTTGCATCGCCGGTCGGTGTCGGCGTTGCCGTTCTCGCCGCAATCGTTGCGGCGGTGATCAGTGTTCTGTTGTACCGGAGACTGTCTCCGGATCAGGAACCGATCACAACCGGCAGGGACTCGCTTATCGGAAAAACCGGCCATGTTGTTGTTGAGGTGGTTCCAGATACAATCTCCGGCAAAGTCGATATTGCAGGCGTTGTCTGGAGCGCAAAAAGCACGGGCGCAAAAATTGCGGCCGGAACAAAAATACAGGTGACCGCCGCGAGCGGCGTTCACATAACCGTTGAGGAGGTTTCCTAA
- the pepD gene encoding beta-Ala-His dipeptidase — translation MNHGPVLQYFEEITKIPRPSKHEEKMRRYLLAFAKEHNLSAREDAAGNICIVREPDPACRSAPAVVLQSHMDMVCEKDQTKTINFETDPIETEIVGDWICAKGTTLGADNGIGIAYSLAALTENIRAGKIECLFTVDEETGLTGAKAVSAEMFEGSLLINLDSEEEGAICTGCAGGVETVAEISWTPAPSPAENIYFRFTIDGLSGGHSGMEIHLGRANSIKILAEFLAKIPGATICRLFGGNLSNAIPRHAEAIFGVPAADVEDVKNMFSAFACETTQKYQKTDPDIALSLEPGSFEAESIPAGVAKSLVAALDACKNGVIAMSTTIPDLVQTSTNLAALEMKNNSLTITTLQRSVAESEKTAVSEEITKLFEQCGAVVTTENEFPGWMPDPDSPLLQTAVIVHEKIYGKRPLIGATHGGLECGLFRRVRPELDMIAIGPNITGAHSPQERMQISSANRVWEYLCEILETIGEKK, via the coding sequence ATGAATCACGGACCAGTTCTTCAGTACTTTGAGGAGATCACAAAAATCCCCCGCCCCTCAAAACACGAAGAAAAAATGCGGAGGTACCTTCTGGCATTTGCAAAAGAACACAATCTTTCAGCACGCGAGGATGCCGCAGGCAACATCTGCATCGTCCGCGAGCCGGACCCTGCCTGCCGGAGTGCTCCGGCAGTTGTTCTGCAGTCTCACATGGACATGGTCTGTGAAAAGGATCAAACGAAGACAATCAACTTCGAAACAGATCCGATCGAAACAGAGATTGTCGGCGACTGGATTTGCGCGAAAGGAACAACGCTTGGCGCAGACAACGGCATCGGCATCGCCTACAGTCTTGCGGCTCTGACCGAAAATATCAGGGCTGGAAAAATCGAGTGCCTGTTCACGGTCGATGAAGAGACCGGACTTACCGGCGCAAAAGCGGTCTCGGCAGAGATGTTTGAAGGCTCGCTTTTGATCAATCTTGACAGCGAGGAGGAGGGAGCGATTTGTACCGGATGTGCCGGAGGAGTGGAGACGGTTGCTGAGATCTCATGGACGCCAGCGCCGTCTCCGGCAGAAAATATCTACTTCCGGTTCACCATCGACGGACTTTCCGGCGGACACTCAGGAATGGAAATTCATCTCGGACGGGCAAACTCGATAAAAATTCTTGCAGAATTTCTTGCAAAAATTCCCGGAGCAACCATATGCAGACTCTTTGGAGGAAATTTATCAAACGCAATCCCGAGGCATGCAGAGGCGATCTTTGGCGTTCCGGCGGCGGACGTCGAAGATGTCAAGAACATGTTCTCTGCGTTTGCGTGCGAGACCACACAAAAATATCAGAAAACTGATCCGGACATCGCTCTCTCGCTTGAACCCGGATCGTTCGAGGCCGAGAGCATCCCTGCCGGCGTTGCCAAAAGTCTCGTCGCAGCGCTTGACGCATGCAAGAATGGAGTGATTGCAATGAGCACAACCATTCCTGATCTTGTGCAGACCTCAACAAATCTGGCGGCATTAGAGATGAAGAACAACTCACTCACGATCACAACGCTCCAGAGAAGTGTTGCGGAGTCGGAAAAAACCGCAGTGTCAGAGGAAATTACCAAGCTGTTTGAGCAATGCGGAGCCGTTGTTACAACAGAGAATGAATTCCCCGGATGGATGCCGGACCCGGACTCACCGCTTTTGCAAACAGCAGTTATTGTGCATGAAAAAATCTACGGGAAAAGGCCACTGATCGGGGCGACGCACGGAGGGCTTGAGTGCGGACTGTTCCGAAGGGTTCGCCCTGAACTTGACATGATCGCAATCGGGCCGAACATTACCGGCGCCCACTCGCCACAGGAACGAATGCAGATATCTTCTGCAAATCGCGTCTGGGAATATCTCTGCGAAATTCTTGAGACGATCGGAGAGAAGAAGTGA
- a CDS encoding Na+/H+ antiporter NhaC family protein: MVDIIALIVVIVAFAIPLATGLVGAAPEGGSAAEYAQILGVWTLIPPILALILAFLTRNVILSLFLGVLSGAWMLALLGGDIIGAIGGAFFGSTEYFIGTLADRWNAGIIMQVLVIGALIALITRMGGMRAVAEAVAKRAKGPRTAQLATWVMGFIIFFDDYANALIVGPIMRPVCDKFRISRERLSYIVDSTAAPIAGIFVISTWIGTELVNINEGLAIAGITGVSAYSIFIDTIPYRFYNILALFFVFASAMLLREYGPMLTAELRSRNTGATLRPDSEVETDDDMVLQDDTVIPEEDHAVVKQSKKVVKANIWNAIIPVGVLIVSALILFYTNGASAIMAGAGINPDLTPEMFLQLGFFDAVREAYSASDASIVLFQAALLACIVAIIMGFVQKIFTLKVGIETWAHGMKSMLFVCIILILAWSIGSIIGDLGTAHYLVGALSESLPMWIVPALIFIVAGVISFATGTAYGTMAILLPLVIPLAAAIAGFSSGTPDPEMYSYIVICSSGVLTGAIFGDHCSPISDTTILSAMGAGCSLIDHVDTQIWYALTIAAVVVVGYIIVGFGMNVWITLLITMAILVGVLLAIGRKVPTWKPDEEKLVE, from the coding sequence ATGGTTGATATCATCGCCCTGATTGTGGTGATCGTCGCCTTTGCAATACCGCTCGCAACCGGTCTTGTCGGCGCCGCTCCCGAAGGAGGGTCTGCAGCAGAATATGCTCAGATTCTCGGCGTCTGGACGTTGATACCGCCAATTCTCGCACTGATTCTGGCATTCCTCACAAGAAATGTCATTCTCTCCCTGTTCCTTGGCGTACTTTCCGGTGCATGGATGCTTGCCCTTCTTGGCGGCGACATCATTGGCGCTATCGGCGGGGCATTCTTCGGCTCAACCGAGTACTTTATCGGAACTCTCGCTGACCGCTGGAATGCAGGTATCATCATGCAGGTCCTTGTGATCGGTGCCTTAATCGCACTCATCACCCGGATGGGCGGCATGCGTGCCGTCGCAGAAGCGGTTGCCAAGCGGGCAAAAGGTCCCAGAACCGCACAACTTGCAACATGGGTCATGGGTTTTATCATCTTCTTCGATGACTATGCAAATGCTCTGATTGTAGGTCCGATCATGCGGCCGGTCTGCGATAAATTCCGCATATCCCGTGAACGTCTCTCCTACATTGTAGACTCAACGGCAGCACCTATTGCAGGTATCTTTGTTATCTCAACATGGATTGGGACTGAACTTGTCAACATCAATGAAGGTCTTGCAATTGCCGGCATTACCGGAGTCTCTGCATACAGCATCTTCATTGACACGATTCCGTACAGATTCTACAACATCCTTGCACTCTTCTTCGTGTTTGCCTCGGCAATGCTCCTTCGCGAGTACGGTCCCATGCTTACCGCAGAACTGCGTTCCCGCAATACCGGCGCAACACTTCGTCCGGACTCTGAGGTTGAGACTGACGATGACATGGTTCTGCAGGATGACACCGTCATCCCTGAAGAGGATCATGCGGTGGTAAAGCAGTCGAAAAAAGTGGTCAAGGCAAACATCTGGAATGCAATCATTCCGGTTGGTGTCCTGATCGTCTCGGCTTTGATTCTGTTCTACACAAACGGTGCGTCTGCTATTATGGCGGGAGCTGGAATCAATCCTGATCTCACTCCTGAAATGTTCCTCCAGCTTGGATTCTTCGACGCGGTGCGTGAAGCCTACAGTGCGTCTGATGCAAGTATTGTTCTGTTCCAGGCCGCACTGCTCGCATGTATTGTTGCGATCATTATGGGTTTTGTCCAGAAGATCTTTACGTTGAAGGTTGGTATCGAAACCTGGGCGCATGGTATGAAGTCGATGCTGTTTGTGTGCATCATTCTGATTCTCGCTTGGTCGATCGGGTCCATCATCGGTGATCTTGGAACCGCACACTATCTTGTCGGTGCGTTGTCTGAATCTCTGCCGATGTGGATTGTTCCTGCACTGATCTTTATTGTTGCCGGAGTTATCTCCTTTGCAACAGGAACTGCGTATGGTACGATGGCAATTCTTCTGCCGCTTGTGATCCCGCTTGCAGCAGCAATTGCAGGATTTTCTTCCGGCACGCCGGATCCTGAGATGTACTCATACATTGTTATCTGTTCATCGGGTGTTCTGACCGGTGCAATCTTTGGCGACCACTGTTCTCCTATCTCGGACACGACGATTCTCTCGGCAATGGGGGCCGGGTGCAGTCTGATTGACCACGTGGATACGCAGATATGGTATGCGCTGACGATTGCGGCTGTTGTTGTTGTCGGCTACATCATCGTTGGTTTCGGCATGAATGTGTGGATCACGCTTCTCATCACGATGGCAATACTGGTGGGAGTGCTTCTGGCGATCGGAAGAAAAGTTCCGACATGGAAGCCTGATGAAGAAAAACTGGTGGAGTAA
- a CDS encoding ATP-dependent DNA helicase RecQ, translating to MTQDIQKTLEAFFHHQTFRPNQEAIISDVVAGRDVLAVMATGGGKSLCYQLPAMMLEGMTVVISPLIALMKDQVDALSAQGVRVGTLNSTQTYDEKLRVEREISSGSLRILYVSPERAVTPAFFQVLSRCRVALFAVDEAHCISMWGHQFRPEYREIKVLREKFPNVPVIALTATATERVREDIVRELGMKNPREYVGSFNRKNLRYEAYEESIGMVRIQRIVSYVVANPNVSGIIYCFSRASCEEIAERLRRHHILASPYHAGMPTPERNRIQEGFLNNTIRVICATVAFGMGIDKPDVRYVIHAHLPKDLESYYQETGRAGRDGKPSDCILYYSSGDRAKISSMLEREFTDTQRLRIAKGKIADMYSYCTTSGCRRKTLLSYFGEDISPCKNCDICDRSNTKPKKIAAPSGDLSKIVFDAAKDLSGQMTMSSFVSFLLGLDRAHTKSSGLTTHSFYGAAKDYDRAEVMGVVQDLVASKKLFLKGKSVMKLCVAEK from the coding sequence ATGACGCAGGACATCCAAAAAACTCTGGAAGCATTCTTCCACCACCAGACGTTCCGGCCCAATCAGGAGGCGATCATCAGCGATGTGGTCGCGGGCCGAGACGTTCTTGCAGTCATGGCAACTGGTGGTGGAAAATCCCTCTGCTACCAGCTCCCGGCCATGATGCTTGAAGGAATGACTGTTGTCATCTCGCCTTTGATCGCCCTCATGAAGGATCAGGTGGACGCCCTTTCTGCTCAGGGCGTGCGGGTCGGAACCCTCAACAGCACCCAGACCTATGATGAAAAACTCCGTGTCGAACGGGAAATATCTTCAGGCAGTCTCCGCATCCTCTACGTCTCGCCCGAGCGTGCCGTCACTCCTGCATTTTTTCAGGTACTCTCACGCTGCCGCGTCGCACTTTTTGCGGTGGATGAAGCCCACTGCATCTCGATGTGGGGGCACCAGTTCCGGCCCGAGTACCGCGAGATCAAAGTTCTGCGGGAAAAATTTCCAAACGTTCCGGTCATCGCCCTCACCGCGACCGCGACTGAACGCGTCCGCGAAGACATTGTCCGCGAGCTTGGCATGAAAAATCCCCGCGAGTACGTCGGCAGCTTCAACCGGAAAAATCTCAGATACGAAGCCTATGAGGAGTCGATTGGCATGGTGCGCATCCAGAGAATTGTCAGTTACGTGGTTGCCAACCCGAACGTTTCAGGCATCATCTACTGTTTTTCTCGTGCAAGCTGCGAAGAAATTGCCGAGCGGCTGAGACGCCATCATATTCTTGCAAGCCCGTACCATGCCGGCATGCCGACGCCTGAGCGCAACCGGATTCAGGAAGGATTTCTGAACAACACGATCCGCGTTATCTGTGCAACGGTCGCGTTCGGCATGGGAATCGATAAACCGGATGTCAGATACGTCATTCATGCCCATCTCCCCAAAGACCTTGAGTCCTATTATCAGGAGACGGGTCGGGCAGGCCGCGACGGAAAACCCTCGGACTGCATCCTCTACTACTCATCAGGCGACCGGGCAAAGATCTCGTCCATGCTGGAACGTGAGTTCACTGATACCCAGAGGCTGCGGATTGCAAAAGGAAAAATTGCTGATATGTACAGCTACTGCACGACGTCCGGCTGCCGGCGTAAGACCCTCCTCTCCTACTTTGGCGAGGATATTTCGCCATGCAAAAACTGTGACATCTGTGATCGGTCCAACACAAAACCAAAAAAGATCGCGGCCCCTTCAGGAGATCTTTCGAAGATTGTTTTTGATGCTGCAAAAGATCTCAGCGGCCAGATGACGATGTCATCGTTTGTTTCTTTTCTTCTCGGCCTTGACCGGGCACACACAAAAAGTTCAGGACTCACGACTCATTCGTTCTATGGAGCGGCAAAAGATTACGACAGGGCCGAGGTGATGGGTGTTGTGCAGGATCTTGTCGCTTCTAAAAAACTTTTTTTGAAAGGAAAGTCAGTGATGAAACTCTGCGTTGCGGAGAAATAA
- a CDS encoding VOC family protein — protein MKFTMIHNNINVLNLEKSMKFYEEALGLTEVKRIAPESGEFIIVYLGDGSGCHKLELTWLRDRDEPYDLGDNEFHLAFGTDDYEGALAKHTKMGCVEFINEEMGIYFITDPDGYWLEVLPPGRG, from the coding sequence ATGAAGTTCACGATGATTCACAATAATATCAATGTGCTGAATCTGGAAAAGTCGATGAAGTTTTATGAGGAGGCTCTTGGCCTTACCGAAGTGAAACGCATCGCTCCTGAGTCCGGGGAGTTTATTATCGTGTATCTGGGAGACGGATCAGGATGCCACAAGCTGGAGCTGACCTGGCTGCGGGACCGCGATGAGCCGTACGATCTCGGCGACAATGAGTTCCATCTTGCGTTTGGTACCGACGATTACGAAGGCGCTCTTGCAAAACACACAAAGATGGGATGTGTTGAGTTCATCAATGAAGAGATGGGAATTTATTTCATCACCGATCCTGACGGTTACTGGCTTGAGGTGCTCCCTCCGGGAAGAGGATAA